One window of Polynucleobacter sp. HIN5 genomic DNA carries:
- the mutM gene encoding bifunctional DNA-formamidopyrimidine glycosylase/DNA-(apurinic or apyrimidinic site) lyase → MPELPEVEVTRLGIKPHIEGRQITHVNVIDGRLRWPVPKDLPKILKGQRLDTVERRGKYLLLKMTNGYLIIHLGMTGVLRVLPQKDPLKPHDRVSIHFDSLSLRLHDPRKFGAVLWHPSSKGDVLEHPLIQKLGPEPLAKEFAGQLGATHLYQYSRKRTISVKAFLLAGQAVVGVGNIYCSESLFEASIHPALPAGKLTNAQCERLAEAVRTILKRAIAAGGSSLRDFVDAHGDPGYFMMQTKVYDRANEPCRVCKTPIRQITQGQRSTYYCPRCQKR, encoded by the coding sequence ATGCCAGAACTACCAGAGGTTGAAGTCACGCGTTTGGGGATTAAACCCCACATAGAAGGGCGTCAGATCACGCATGTCAATGTGATTGATGGGCGACTGCGTTGGCCTGTTCCTAAGGATTTGCCAAAAATTCTAAAGGGCCAACGCTTGGATACGGTCGAGCGCCGGGGGAAGTATTTATTGCTCAAAATGACCAATGGCTACCTGATCATTCATTTAGGCATGACCGGGGTATTGCGCGTATTGCCACAGAAGGACCCCCTAAAGCCACACGATCGCGTCTCCATCCACTTCGATAGCCTTAGTTTGCGACTTCATGACCCCAGAAAGTTTGGTGCTGTGTTATGGCACCCATCTAGCAAGGGAGACGTGTTAGAACATCCTTTAATTCAAAAATTGGGGCCAGAGCCCCTTGCTAAAGAGTTTGCTGGGCAGTTGGGTGCGACACATTTGTACCAGTATTCCCGCAAGCGAACGATTTCGGTAAAGGCATTTTTATTGGCCGGGCAAGCGGTGGTTGGCGTTGGTAATATTTATTGTTCCGAATCTTTATTTGAGGCCAGTATTCATCCAGCCTTACCCGCTGGCAAATTAACCAATGCACAGTGTGAGCGATTGGCCGAGGCGGTACGTACTATTTTAAAAAGAGCAATTGCCGCCGGTGGGAGCAGTTTGCGCGATTTCGTGGATGCCCATGGTGACCCTGGTTACTTCATGATGCAAACCAAAGTCTACGACCGAGCGAATGAACCGTGTCGGGTGTGCAAAACACCGATTCGGCAAATAACCCAAGGTCAGCGCTCGACCTATTATTGTCCTCGGTGTCAGAAACGATAG
- the rapZ gene encoding RNase adapter RapZ, with amino-acid sequence MRIQLITGISGSGKSVALRAFEDAGYDCVDNLPVSLIEQLVKTMEGEQRQHIAIAVDARRGESISQLPALLEKLRHKHQVDVLFLNADTNTLVQRFSETRRRHPLSHPTQSTTLIDAIEKERELLAPLANEAQQIDTGHIPAHTLRHWIADQLKERPIGLALIFESFAFKGGVPSEADIVFDVRCLPNPHYEVALRDQTGLDQAVADYLCQFPEVSQMLADIESHIQKWLPHYLKDGRSYLTVAVGCTGGQHRSVYLVHQLNQFFSQATIKDLYVLERHRELDSKKTRIG; translated from the coding sequence ATGCGTATCCAACTTATTACGGGCATCTCCGGCTCAGGAAAATCAGTCGCCTTACGTGCCTTTGAAGATGCTGGGTACGATTGTGTTGATAACTTACCAGTGTCATTAATTGAGCAACTGGTAAAGACCATGGAAGGTGAACAACGCCAGCATATTGCGATTGCGGTTGATGCCAGACGCGGTGAGTCGATCTCTCAATTGCCCGCACTTCTAGAAAAACTTCGCCATAAGCATCAGGTTGATGTGTTGTTTTTAAATGCGGATACCAACACCTTAGTCCAGCGCTTCTCAGAAACGCGCCGCCGTCACCCTCTATCCCACCCCACGCAATCGACCACCTTAATTGATGCGATTGAGAAGGAACGAGAATTGCTTGCCCCTTTAGCAAACGAAGCTCAACAAATTGATACTGGGCACATTCCAGCCCACACGCTGCGTCATTGGATTGCCGATCAATTAAAAGAGCGACCCATCGGTCTAGCACTGATATTCGAGTCCTTCGCATTTAAAGGCGGCGTACCCAGTGAGGCAGACATTGTCTTTGATGTTCGCTGTCTCCCAAATCCACATTACGAAGTAGCCCTACGCGACCAAACTGGCCTGGATCAAGCGGTTGCTGACTATTTGTGTCAGTTTCCTGAAGTCTCACAAATGCTTGCAGATATTGAGTCGCATATCCAAAAATGGTTACCGCACTATCTAAAAGATGGTCGTAGCTATCTCACGGTAGCAGTTGGTTGTACAGGTGGGCAACACCGCTCGGTTTACCTCGTACATCAATTGAATCAATTTTTCTCTCAGGCGACAATCAAAGATCTATATGTCTTAGAACGTCATCGCGAACTGGATTCTAAAAAGACTCGGATTGGCTGA
- a CDS encoding PTS sugar transporter subunit IIA gives MNVLSRLFTSDSINLNAQASNKAQAFENAGQYFATKLQIPSETVLSFLNAREALGSTGLGFGVAIPHGRIKGLQEPCAALFKLQTPIEFGAPDGKPVSLLLFLLVPEKATQEHLEILAVIAQLLTNPQTLDQLQNETDPEKVRHLICHWEALQ, from the coding sequence ATGAATGTCCTTAGTCGCCTATTCACTTCTGACAGCATTAATTTGAATGCCCAAGCGTCTAACAAGGCGCAAGCATTCGAAAATGCTGGTCAGTATTTTGCGACCAAACTTCAAATTCCATCCGAGACCGTCTTAAGTTTCTTAAATGCCCGGGAGGCTTTAGGTTCAACTGGTCTTGGATTCGGTGTAGCCATACCCCACGGACGAATTAAAGGCTTACAAGAGCCATGCGCGGCTCTTTTTAAGCTTCAAACCCCAATTGAGTTTGGAGCCCCAGACGGCAAACCAGTCTCACTCCTCCTTTTTCTCCTAGTTCCAGAAAAAGCAACCCAAGAACATCTTGAAATCCTAGCGGTTATTGCTCAACTCCTCACCAACCCTCAAACCCTCGACCAGTTGCAAAATGAGACCGATCCTGAGAAAGTGAGGCATTTGATTTGCCATTGGGAGGCTTTGCAATGA
- the ispE gene encoding 4-(cytidine 5'-diphospho)-2-C-methyl-D-erythritol kinase gives MSNRLELLAPAKINLFLHVTGRRPNGYHELQSVFQLVDWYDRISLISLKQSTIIRYGGNPQISPENDLVVRAAQLLKNHTHYPYGVEIHLEKNIPIGAGLGGGSSDAATVLIGLNHLWDLHLPPAELSELGLKLGADVPFFLFGQNAFVQGIGEQLESIDLPDQKFLIIFPGESIATQAVFQSDQLTRNHAPITMADFLANTGEVGQFTNDLQPVACELCPEVNRALNWLAQTLPDATRKMSGSGSSVFAMLSESINRHDLEQQMLKLPSGWVGRLVRGLKQNPAYNSV, from the coding sequence ATGAGTAATCGCCTCGAGCTCCTGGCTCCAGCCAAAATCAATTTATTTCTTCATGTGACCGGTCGACGTCCAAATGGATATCACGAGCTTCAATCGGTATTTCAATTGGTCGATTGGTATGATCGTATTTCTTTAATTTCGCTCAAGCAAAGCACTATTATTCGGTACGGCGGTAATCCACAGATTTCCCCTGAGAATGATCTGGTCGTACGGGCCGCGCAATTATTGAAAAACCACACGCACTACCCATACGGGGTTGAAATTCATCTTGAGAAAAATATTCCGATTGGAGCGGGCTTAGGTGGTGGATCATCCGATGCAGCTACAGTGTTAATTGGTTTAAACCATCTCTGGGATCTTCATCTTCCCCCAGCCGAATTGAGTGAGCTAGGATTAAAGCTAGGCGCCGATGTGCCATTTTTTTTATTTGGTCAAAACGCATTTGTGCAAGGGATTGGCGAGCAACTGGAATCGATTGATCTACCTGATCAGAAGTTCTTGATTATTTTTCCAGGAGAGTCGATTGCAACTCAGGCCGTGTTTCAATCCGATCAATTGACCCGAAATCATGCTCCGATTACAATGGCAGACTTTCTTGCAAACACTGGTGAAGTTGGGCAGTTTACAAACGACCTCCAACCAGTTGCTTGTGAGCTCTGCCCTGAAGTAAATCGAGCATTAAATTGGTTGGCGCAAACGCTCCCAGATGCTACCCGTAAGATGTCTGGATCCGGTAGTAGCGTGTTTGCTATGCTATCAGAATCGATCAATCGACACGATCTGGAACAACAGATGCTCAAACTTCCCTCAGGGTGGGTGGGTCGGCTTGTTCGGGGTCTAAAACAAAATCCCGCTTACAATTCGGTTTAA
- a CDS encoding ribose-phosphate pyrophosphokinase, with amino-acid sequence MNSDALTIFTGNANPALAEAVASQMQLQLGKAFVGRFSDGEIQVEIQENVRGKNVVVIQSTCDPTNDNLMELMIMIDALKRASANRITAVIPYFGYARQDRRPRSARVAISARIVANMLQSVAGVERVLTMDLHADQIQGFFDIPVDNIYASPVLLGDLRAKNQPDLTVVSPDIGGVVRARAFAKQLSCDLAIIDKRRPKPNVSEVMHLIGEVENRHCVIMDDIIDTGGTLCKAAEVLKERGAKSVTAYCTHPVLSGGAAARIAGSEIDELVVTDTIPLKQDTKSVNKIRQLSVAPLLAETILRITKGDSVMSLFAE; translated from the coding sequence ATGAACTCTGACGCGCTCACTATTTTCACTGGCAATGCCAATCCCGCACTTGCAGAGGCCGTTGCTAGCCAAATGCAGTTGCAGCTAGGAAAGGCCTTCGTTGGCCGTTTTTCTGATGGTGAAATCCAGGTTGAAATCCAGGAAAACGTTCGCGGTAAGAATGTTGTCGTAATCCAGTCGACCTGTGATCCCACCAATGACAATCTAATGGAACTGATGATCATGATTGATGCCCTCAAAAGGGCATCAGCCAACCGGATTACTGCGGTCATCCCTTACTTTGGTTACGCCCGTCAAGACCGCCGTCCCCGTTCTGCACGGGTTGCGATTTCTGCCAGAATTGTCGCCAATATGCTGCAATCCGTTGCTGGCGTAGAGCGTGTTCTCACGATGGACTTACATGCAGACCAGATCCAAGGATTTTTTGATATCCCGGTCGACAATATCTATGCCTCCCCCGTCCTTTTAGGGGACCTAAGGGCAAAAAACCAGCCTGACCTGACCGTGGTATCCCCTGACATTGGCGGCGTGGTGCGCGCCAGGGCATTTGCCAAACAATTAAGCTGTGATCTAGCCATTATTGATAAACGCAGACCAAAGCCCAATGTGTCTGAGGTGATGCATTTAATTGGTGAGGTAGAAAACCGCCACTGCGTCATTATGGACGACATTATTGATACGGGCGGCACCCTTTGTAAGGCGGCGGAGGTTCTTAAAGAACGGGGCGCTAAAAGCGTGACAGCCTACTGCACCCACCCGGTTCTATCCGGGGGCGCAGCCGCTCGCATTGCAGGATCTGAAATTGATGAGTTAGTGGTTACTGACACGATTCCATTGAAACAGGATACAAAATCAGTCAATAAAATCAGGCAGTTAAGTGTTGCTCCGCTCCTTGCGGAAACGATTTTACGCATCACCAAAGGCGACTCAGTCATGTCGCTTTTTGCTGAATAG
- the hpf gene encoding ribosome hibernation-promoting factor, HPF/YfiA family, translating to MNLRINSRHLEVTPGIRDHLENRLDRIRKHFDHVIDASAFLMVDKAKEKGLRQTAELTLHLKGKELFAQAHHEDLYQAMDAVIDKLDRQVIKHKERIQDHQHDKHQLQS from the coding sequence ATGAATTTACGCATCAACAGCCGTCATCTCGAAGTTACTCCAGGCATTCGTGATCACTTAGAAAATCGTCTAGATCGAATTCGCAAACATTTTGATCATGTGATTGATGCCTCAGCATTTTTGATGGTTGATAAAGCAAAAGAAAAAGGGCTAAGACAAACAGCTGAATTAACTCTTCACCTCAAAGGAAAGGAGTTATTTGCTCAGGCTCACCACGAAGATTTGTATCAGGCGATGGATGCCGTCATTGATAAACTCGACCGGCAGGTTATTAAGCACAAAGAGCGAATTCAGGATCACCAGCACGATAAACATCAGCTACAAAGTTGA
- the lptB gene encoding LPS export ABC transporter ATP-binding protein gives MTSASASVLQAVSLQKRYGSRTVVRDVSIEVASGEVVGLLGPNGAGKTTSFYMIVGLVPLDGGDIRLNQKKISHLPIHQRARMGLSYLPQEASVFRKLNVAENIQAVLELQETNGKPLSKKQIQARLDELLGELQITHLRNNPALSLSGGERRRVEIARALASSPKFILLDEPFAGVDPIAVGEIQRIVRFLRDRQIGVLITDHNVRETLGICDHAYIISEGSVLAAGKPDEIIQNDAVRRVYLGENFRM, from the coding sequence ATGACATCTGCTTCAGCTTCGGTCCTTCAAGCGGTATCGCTTCAAAAGCGCTATGGCTCTCGCACAGTTGTTCGCGATGTGAGCATTGAGGTAGCGAGCGGCGAGGTGGTTGGCTTATTGGGACCCAATGGTGCTGGCAAAACCACCTCGTTTTACATGATTGTTGGCTTGGTCCCGCTCGATGGTGGGGATATTCGTTTAAATCAAAAGAAAATTAGTCATCTTCCCATCCACCAACGTGCCCGAATGGGTCTGTCCTACTTACCGCAAGAGGCTTCTGTTTTTCGCAAACTGAATGTGGCAGAAAATATACAAGCCGTTTTGGAGCTTCAAGAAACAAATGGCAAACCATTAAGCAAAAAGCAAATTCAAGCCCGTTTAGATGAGTTACTAGGCGAGTTGCAAATTACCCACTTGCGCAATAATCCAGCGCTTTCCCTATCTGGTGGAGAGCGGCGGCGGGTTGAAATTGCCAGAGCGCTTGCGTCTTCTCCTAAATTTATTCTGCTCGATGAGCCGTTTGCTGGCGTCGACCCCATTGCTGTAGGGGAAATCCAACGGATTGTCCGCTTCTTAAGAGACCGCCAAATCGGGGTTCTAATCACCGATCACAATGTGCGTGAGACTCTCGGCATTTGCGACCACGCCTACATTATTAGTGAGGGAAGCGTTCTGGCCGCCGGTAAGCCGGATGAAATCATTCAAAATGATGCGGTTCGGAGGGTTTATTTGGGAGAAAACTTCCGTATGTAG
- a CDS encoding lipoprotein insertase outer membrane protein LolB, protein MGYRSTSILANTCLKRGLLWAICCSSLGFLVPASAQTKGATSEQAFEILASEIALQRGEAGLAYQTYLSLARQTGDPALAQRAMEIAIAANAADLALIAAQTWDELSLPGQSKPKEVLVTLLMLNQRWSDAVTPAIALLKEQNIREREQILLQWQSLLGRAQDERAALNAFYNIVAALVPPPSNPQILYTYALAAEKSGQFEVMEKTLKTLIERNPNDIQALNALGYSLADRNVKLNEAYELILKAHNLDPKDPFILDSLGWVNFRLGNKEIALNQLQDAFRIKPEADIAAHLGEVLWTLNRPIEAEEAWRQGELIDANNATLRETLKRLKPSWAISMDVVASQWDGRFAVKASDRPTNNNQGGSGSFTLTKNGLSDTLEIRGAMGGAIAKITINPGEAILERDGKKVSAIDADTLIQNTLGLPLPARGLSNWLNGQLRAGSPAKLERDSQGQVKRISQDGWDLAYIWNENKKIERLTMTRNTNTGSIDVRLIFDQVNE, encoded by the coding sequence ATGGGCTATCGATCGACTTCCATCTTGGCAAATACGTGTCTAAAACGCGGATTGCTTTGGGCTATTTGCTGCTCCTCTTTAGGTTTCCTGGTTCCTGCTTCAGCTCAGACCAAAGGGGCTACCAGCGAGCAAGCATTTGAAATACTCGCTTCCGAAATTGCGCTGCAGCGAGGTGAGGCTGGATTAGCCTATCAAACCTACTTGAGCCTTGCACGACAAACAGGGGATCCTGCTTTAGCTCAACGCGCGATGGAAATTGCGATTGCAGCAAACGCGGCAGATCTGGCTTTAATCGCCGCACAAACTTGGGATGAGCTATCACTACCTGGCCAGAGTAAACCCAAGGAGGTATTAGTTACCCTTCTCATGCTCAATCAACGATGGTCTGATGCCGTCACACCAGCGATCGCCCTTCTTAAGGAACAAAATATTAGAGAACGCGAACAGATTTTGCTGCAGTGGCAGAGCCTATTGGGTCGGGCTCAAGATGAGAGAGCGGCTTTAAATGCTTTTTACAACATTGTCGCGGCCCTCGTTCCACCACCTTCCAATCCTCAAATTTTGTATACCTATGCTTTGGCTGCTGAGAAATCCGGTCAGTTTGAGGTGATGGAGAAAACCTTAAAAACTCTGATTGAACGCAATCCAAATGATATTCAAGCACTCAATGCGCTTGGCTACTCCTTGGCCGACCGAAATGTCAAACTGAATGAGGCGTATGAGCTAATTCTTAAAGCGCACAACCTTGATCCCAAAGATCCGTTTATTTTGGATAGTTTGGGTTGGGTTAATTTTCGTTTGGGCAACAAAGAGATTGCCTTAAACCAACTTCAAGATGCATTTCGTATTAAGCCTGAGGCTGATATTGCCGCCCATCTTGGTGAGGTCCTCTGGACCCTTAACCGACCCATTGAGGCAGAGGAAGCTTGGCGCCAGGGTGAATTGATCGACGCAAATAATGCCACCCTGCGCGAGACCTTAAAGCGCCTAAAACCATCTTGGGCGATCTCCATGGATGTGGTCGCTAGTCAATGGGATGGACGTTTTGCGGTAAAAGCAAGCGATCGACCCACCAATAATAATCAAGGTGGATCAGGCAGTTTTACCCTTACCAAAAATGGCTTGAGTGATACCTTAGAAATCCGGGGGGCCATGGGAGGCGCAATTGCCAAGATCACAATTAATCCGGGCGAAGCCATTCTAGAACGTGACGGTAAAAAAGTGAGTGCGATTGACGCTGACACCTTAATTCAAAATACCTTGGGCTTGCCATTGCCTGCGCGTGGTTTATCCAATTGGCTAAATGGGCAGTTACGCGCTGGTAGCCCTGCCAAGCTTGAGCGTGATAGCCAAGGTCAAGTCAAACGGATCTCGCAAGACGGATGGGATTTAGCCTATATATGGAATGAGAATAAGAAGATTGAGCGTCTTACGATGACCAGAAACACCAACACAGGCTCGATTGATGTGCGCCTAATTTTCGATCAAGTGAATGAGTAA
- the hprK gene encoding HPr(Ser) kinase/phosphatase, with protein MSQQLLLEDVTAQQIFDENIGDLKLSWISGLEGADRKFNADAVKSAAASSDLVGHLNMIHPSRIQIFGNQEIDYHAKLSTAERQTQISSLIASKPPCIIVADGCKADEELQLYCQRSSTPLFATNTSAAEVIDHLRFYLTKIGAPCATMHGVFMDILGLGVLITGESGLGKSELGLELISRGHGLVADDAVDFTRLGPDYIEGRCPEILRDLLEVRGLGLLDIRTIFGETAVRRKLKLRLIVQLVRRNDGEFERLPIESQFLEVLDIPIRTVKIQVAAGRNLAVLVEAAVRNTILQLRGIDTLKDFIERQRNQMNLDSEHNKSQGRLL; from the coding sequence ATGAGCCAGCAACTCTTACTTGAAGACGTCACAGCTCAACAGATCTTTGATGAGAATATTGGGGATTTAAAGCTATCTTGGATCAGTGGCCTCGAGGGCGCTGACCGAAAATTTAACGCAGATGCCGTCAAGTCTGCGGCAGCCTCCTCCGATTTGGTTGGGCATCTGAATATGATTCATCCAAGCCGAATTCAGATCTTTGGGAATCAAGAGATTGACTATCACGCCAAACTATCAACTGCTGAACGTCAAACCCAAATCTCCTCTCTGATCGCCAGTAAGCCACCCTGCATTATTGTCGCTGATGGTTGTAAAGCAGATGAAGAATTGCAACTCTATTGCCAACGTTCTTCCACGCCCCTTTTTGCCACCAATACTTCTGCTGCGGAGGTTATTGATCATCTACGGTTTTACTTAACGAAGATTGGGGCGCCTTGCGCTACGATGCATGGCGTTTTTATGGATATCTTAGGCCTTGGTGTCTTAATCACTGGTGAATCTGGCTTAGGGAAAAGCGAACTCGGCCTCGAATTAATTTCTCGCGGCCACGGTTTGGTAGCCGATGATGCAGTTGACTTTACGCGTCTTGGACCTGATTACATCGAGGGTCGTTGCCCTGAGATTTTGCGTGACCTTCTCGAAGTTCGTGGTTTAGGTTTACTTGATATTCGGACGATCTTTGGCGAAACAGCGGTTCGACGGAAGCTGAAACTCCGCCTAATTGTGCAGTTAGTTCGTCGCAATGATGGCGAATTCGAACGCTTGCCGATTGAATCCCAGTTTCTCGAGGTTCTTGATATCCCGATTCGGACCGTGAAAATTCAGGTGGCCGCCGGACGAAACTTAGCGGTTCTTGTTGAAGCCGCTGTTCGCAACACGATTTTGCAACTGAGGGGCATTGATACGCTGAAAGACTTTATTGAGCGTCAACGCAATCAAATGAATCTCGATAGCGAACACAATAAATCCCAAGGCCGTCTTTTATAA
- the rpoN gene encoding RNA polymerase factor sigma-54 → MRFSISPRLSQQTNLSPQLQQAVRLLMLSNLELELELEKAALDNPIIEFEPSAPHYSGSGEGDGLEQIPNQISLQTALAEQIRVMNISPKLKAAVHYLAACLDERGFLTESLEIITLEIAERFQEQYTLAELQMALGHLQQLDPIGVGARDLSECLCIQLQEELHRTTMRPEERVVLSLALQICKSHLTKVANREYAKLRVLLGKSESSIEAAIRKIKTLNHHPAANYDQGPDHLVTPDIVVYKKRNLWVAKRNEDAVPKVSLNQEYINIISEHRDHADIGAMRQKMTEAKWLLKNIQQREETILRVASEVVARQQSFFESGDIALRPLVLREIADNLELHESTVSRVTKQKYLSCPLGLFELKHFFSHSITSEQGDRVSTTAVHEIIRRIVANESPGKPISDHSIAMILENQGYAVARRTVAKYRDSLRIPAMHLRRH, encoded by the coding sequence ATGCGCTTTTCGATTAGCCCCCGCCTAAGCCAACAAACCAACCTCAGCCCACAACTTCAACAGGCTGTGAGGCTGTTGATGCTCTCGAATCTCGAACTCGAGCTAGAGCTTGAGAAAGCGGCTCTCGATAATCCAATCATCGAATTTGAGCCTAGCGCACCACACTACTCCGGAAGTGGCGAGGGCGATGGACTCGAACAAATACCGAATCAGATATCGCTTCAAACGGCTTTGGCCGAACAAATTCGGGTGATGAACATCAGCCCAAAACTTAAAGCAGCAGTGCACTACTTGGCGGCCTGTCTTGATGAGCGCGGTTTCCTTACTGAAAGCCTTGAAATCATCACCCTTGAAATCGCTGAGCGTTTTCAGGAGCAGTACACCCTTGCTGAATTACAAATGGCATTAGGCCACTTACAACAATTAGACCCCATTGGCGTTGGAGCGCGCGATCTGAGTGAATGTCTGTGTATCCAACTTCAGGAAGAACTTCATCGAACCACCATGCGACCTGAAGAAAGAGTCGTTCTTTCACTCGCCCTACAAATTTGCAAATCCCATTTAACCAAGGTGGCAAACCGAGAGTATGCAAAGTTACGGGTCCTTTTGGGTAAATCTGAAAGCAGTATTGAAGCGGCTATTCGGAAAATTAAAACCCTTAACCATCATCCTGCAGCCAATTATGACCAAGGCCCCGATCACTTGGTGACCCCGGATATCGTCGTTTACAAAAAGCGTAACCTGTGGGTTGCTAAACGTAATGAAGACGCCGTTCCAAAAGTCTCATTAAATCAAGAATATATCAACATCATCTCTGAACATCGTGACCACGCTGATATTGGTGCAATGCGCCAAAAAATGACCGAAGCAAAATGGTTATTAAAAAATATTCAACAACGGGAAGAAACTATACTGCGCGTGGCTTCCGAGGTCGTTGCACGGCAACAATCCTTCTTTGAGTCTGGGGATATTGCACTCCGCCCATTGGTTTTACGAGAAATCGCTGATAACCTAGAGTTGCATGAATCTACTGTATCTCGTGTAACGAAGCAAAAGTACTTAAGTTGCCCCTTGGGTTTATTTGAACTGAAACATTTCTTTAGTCATTCCATTACCTCAGAGCAAGGTGATCGGGTCTCCACAACTGCGGTTCATGAAATTATTCGTCGCATTGTGGCCAATGAGTCTCCTGGTAAACCAATCTCTGATCACTCGATTGCAATGATTCTAGAAAACCAAGGGTATGCAGTTGCTCGGCGCACAGTAGCGAAGTATCGGGACTCACTGCGCATCCCGGCCATGCATTTGCGTAGGCATTAA
- the mutY gene encoding A/G-specific adenine glycosylase produces the protein MGFRFSQALIRWSKHYGRQGLPWQGQRDPYAIWVSEIMLQQTQVSTVMERYPQFMRQFPTVKALAKADLDEVMALWSGLGYYSRARNLHRCAQQIMAEYAGQFPNSAQELEKLPGIGRSTAGAIAAFAFEERAPILDANVKRVISRFFGITGDQQNHKTVQLLWEHATALLPKSKSQMPFYTQALMDFGATWCTPKNAKCQSQDQTCPMMSECKAYELGQVDRIPAKKKKKQSPTFTTNIFLIRYQDEILLERRPPKAIWGGLYSLIETPWQSIDQKLNCSKPMDIAGLLHQTILSNKLSKGNIGSIASIEEGHVIEHIFSHRRLRMQPWIIHLKRKWPHSSAALDWICTRRLKEYGLPQPIRVFLESSSR, from the coding sequence ATGGGATTTCGTTTCTCCCAAGCTTTAATTCGTTGGTCAAAGCACTATGGTCGTCAAGGCCTGCCTTGGCAAGGTCAGCGAGATCCATACGCAATTTGGGTTTCGGAGATCATGCTGCAGCAAACCCAGGTTAGCACCGTCATGGAGCGCTACCCACAATTTATGCGTCAATTTCCAACAGTCAAAGCCCTGGCAAAGGCTGATCTTGATGAGGTTATGGCGCTGTGGAGTGGATTGGGGTATTACTCGCGCGCACGTAATCTTCATCGCTGTGCACAACAGATCATGGCAGAGTATGCAGGCCAGTTCCCCAATTCTGCTCAAGAGCTTGAGAAATTGCCTGGAATTGGCCGGTCCACAGCGGGCGCGATTGCTGCCTTTGCATTTGAGGAGCGCGCTCCAATCCTAGATGCCAATGTTAAGCGGGTCATCAGCCGTTTTTTTGGCATTACTGGTGATCAACAAAACCATAAGACAGTGCAATTGCTTTGGGAGCATGCAACGGCACTTCTTCCCAAGTCGAAGTCTCAAATGCCTTTTTACACACAAGCGCTGATGGATTTTGGGGCCACTTGGTGCACCCCGAAGAATGCCAAATGCCAAAGTCAGGATCAGACGTGCCCAATGATGAGTGAGTGCAAAGCCTATGAACTTGGTCAGGTTGATCGCATTCCAGCGAAAAAGAAGAAAAAGCAATCCCCGACGTTCACAACGAATATCTTTTTAATTCGTTATCAGGATGAGATATTACTTGAGAGGCGACCTCCAAAAGCGATTTGGGGTGGGCTCTATTCGTTAATCGAAACCCCATGGCAGTCAATCGATCAGAAATTAAATTGTTCAAAACCAATGGATATCGCGGGTTTACTTCATCAGACGATTCTTTCAAACAAGTTATCCAAGGGCAATATAGGGTCAATTGCCTCAATTGAAGAGGGCCATGTTATCGAGCATATTTTTAGTCACCGACGGCTACGAATGCAACCATGGATCATTCATCTCAAACGGAAATGGCCACACTCAAGCGCTGCGCTCGATTGGATTTGCACAAGACGATTAAAGGAGTACGGCCTACCTCAGCCAATCCGAGTCTTTTTAGAATCCAGTTCGCGATGA